The following coding sequences are from one Streptomyces sp. NBC_00536 window:
- a CDS encoding Pls/PosA family non-ribosomal peptide synthetase — MAATPEHGELTLLADGTVRDDGAAAQDGDAAPAGVADHPETGKSARFSAGPAAPARTLVDVFEASVRAHPDEPALDDGTERLTYRALAAEVERRRRALAAAGVGLGDRIGVRVPSGTNELYVSILAVLAVGAAYVPVDAEDPDERAELVFGEAGVRAVLGAGRRIDLTGLTTEPAAAGRPGPGHDAWIIFTSGSTGKPKGVAVSHRSAAAFVDAEAALFLAEEPIGPGDRVMAGLSVAFDASCEEMWLAWRHGACLVPVPRSQVRSGADLGPWLMEQEITVVSTVPTLAALWEPEALDEVRLLIFGGEACPPELTQRLVTEGREVWNTYGPTEATVVACASLLTGAEPIRIGLPLNGWELAVVDESGEPVPMGGSGQLVIGGVGLARYLDPQKDAEKYAPLESLGWERAYRSGDLVRAEPEGLVFLGRGDEQIKLGGRRIELGEVDAALQALPGVAGAAAAVRTARSGNQLLVGYLVTQEGWDRAAAVERLRAELPAALVPLLAPVEELPTRTSGKVDRDALPWPLPDLETTGPAEQLYGTEAWLAEQWSETLGVTVTGGADDFFAIGGNSLAAAQLTTRLRTRYPRAAVLDIYQQPTLRKLARRLEKSVREDGAARTVSPVPLRSQLVQSVLLLPLFTLVGLRWTVSLLALGNVLHWFGPYPWAPTASWWLVGAGAVLLFSPPGRLAIAAGGARLLLRGVKAGRYPRGGSVHLRLWTAERLAEYAGATSLSGSWLERYARALGAKVGPEVDLHSLPPVTGMLKLGRGCAVESEVDLGGHWLDGDELVIGPIKVGAGAVVGTRSLLFPGARVGKRAEVAPGSAVAGQVTTGQRWAGAPAVKLGKAKRNWPGERPPRPVRWRAAYGAAGFCLTALPVLATLPALLVASRFVPADAGAVAALRGALFAVVPGALAFGCAYATLLLVSVRLLSLGLRTGVHPTHSRVGWQAWTVTQLMDLSRETLFPLYAGLITPVWLRLLGMKIGRGAEVSTVLALPSLTTVGEGAFLADDTLTAPYELGGGWMRIGHSAIGRRAFLGNSGMTAPGRTVPDGGLVGVLSATPKKAKKGSSYLGLPPVRLPRSTADADQSRTYDPPARLLWARGLVELCRLLPVFCSAALAVLTVAAFCALSAPGALGTGWTALLSGAVLLAAGAAACGVTVAAKWLLVGRHRAGEHPLWSGFVWRNELADTFVEVLAVPWLVGAVPGTPLLALWLRGLGARVGRGVWCESYWLPETDLVELGDAVSVNRGCVLQTHLFHDRILRTDTVVLHEGATLGPGGIVLPGSTIGAHSTLGPASLVMAGESVPAGTRWLGNPIEAWRT; from the coding sequence ATGGCAGCCACACCTGAGCACGGTGAACTGACACTGCTCGCCGACGGGACCGTACGCGACGACGGGGCGGCCGCGCAGGACGGCGATGCGGCGCCCGCGGGGGTGGCGGACCACCCGGAGACCGGCAAGTCCGCCCGGTTCTCCGCCGGGCCCGCCGCCCCGGCGCGCACCCTCGTCGACGTCTTCGAGGCCTCCGTCCGCGCGCACCCCGACGAGCCCGCCCTGGACGACGGCACCGAACGGCTGACCTACCGGGCGCTGGCCGCCGAGGTCGAACGCCGACGGCGCGCCCTCGCGGCCGCCGGGGTGGGCCTCGGCGACCGGATCGGCGTACGGGTGCCGTCCGGGACCAACGAGCTGTACGTGTCCATCCTCGCCGTGCTCGCCGTGGGCGCCGCCTACGTGCCGGTGGACGCCGAGGACCCGGACGAGCGGGCAGAGCTGGTCTTCGGCGAGGCCGGAGTGCGGGCGGTGCTGGGCGCCGGACGCCGCATCGACCTCACCGGCCTCACGACGGAACCGGCGGCGGCCGGGCGTCCCGGCCCCGGACACGACGCGTGGATCATCTTCACCTCCGGCTCCACCGGCAAGCCCAAGGGCGTCGCCGTCAGCCACCGCAGCGCCGCCGCCTTCGTGGACGCCGAAGCCGCGCTGTTCCTCGCCGAGGAGCCCATCGGGCCGGGCGACCGCGTGATGGCGGGGCTGTCCGTCGCCTTCGACGCCTCCTGCGAGGAGATGTGGCTGGCCTGGCGCCACGGCGCCTGCCTGGTGCCCGTACCCCGTTCCCAGGTGCGCAGCGGCGCCGACCTCGGCCCCTGGCTGATGGAGCAGGAGATCACCGTGGTCTCCACCGTGCCGACGCTGGCCGCGCTCTGGGAGCCCGAGGCCCTCGACGAGGTCCGGCTGCTGATCTTCGGCGGCGAGGCCTGCCCGCCCGAGCTGACCCAGCGCCTGGTCACCGAGGGGCGCGAGGTCTGGAACACGTACGGTCCCACCGAGGCCACCGTCGTCGCCTGCGCCTCCCTGCTCACCGGCGCGGAACCGATCCGGATCGGCCTCCCGCTGAACGGCTGGGAACTGGCCGTCGTGGACGAGTCCGGCGAACCCGTCCCGATGGGCGGCAGCGGCCAGCTCGTGATCGGCGGCGTCGGCCTGGCGCGCTACCTCGACCCGCAGAAGGACGCCGAGAAGTACGCCCCGCTGGAATCCCTCGGCTGGGAGCGCGCCTACCGCAGCGGCGACCTGGTCCGCGCCGAACCCGAAGGGCTGGTCTTCCTCGGCCGCGGCGACGAGCAGATCAAGCTCGGCGGCCGCCGGATCGAGCTGGGCGAGGTGGACGCGGCGCTCCAGGCACTGCCCGGGGTGGCCGGAGCGGCCGCCGCCGTCCGTACGGCCCGCAGCGGCAACCAGCTGCTCGTCGGCTACCTCGTCACCCAGGAGGGCTGGGACCGCGCGGCGGCCGTCGAACGGCTGCGCGCCGAACTGCCCGCCGCCCTTGTGCCGCTGCTCGCGCCGGTCGAGGAGCTGCCGACCCGGACCTCCGGCAAGGTGGACCGCGACGCGCTGCCCTGGCCGCTGCCCGACCTGGAGACCACCGGCCCGGCCGAGCAGCTGTACGGGACCGAGGCCTGGCTCGCCGAGCAGTGGAGCGAGACCCTCGGCGTGACCGTCACCGGCGGCGCCGACGACTTCTTCGCGATCGGCGGCAACAGTCTCGCCGCCGCCCAGCTCACCACCCGGCTGCGCACCCGCTACCCGCGGGCGGCCGTCCTCGACATCTACCAGCAGCCCACCCTGCGCAAACTGGCCCGGCGGCTGGAGAAGTCCGTACGGGAGGACGGCGCGGCCCGGACCGTCTCGCCCGTCCCGCTCCGGTCCCAGCTGGTGCAGTCGGTCCTGCTGCTCCCCCTGTTCACCCTGGTCGGGCTGCGCTGGACCGTGTCGCTGCTGGCGCTGGGCAACGTACTGCACTGGTTCGGGCCGTACCCGTGGGCGCCCACCGCGTCGTGGTGGCTCGTCGGCGCCGGCGCCGTCCTGCTGTTCAGCCCGCCCGGGCGGCTCGCGATCGCGGCGGGCGGCGCGCGGCTGCTGCTGCGCGGGGTGAAGGCCGGGCGATACCCGCGCGGCGGCAGCGTGCACCTGCGGCTGTGGACGGCCGAGCGGCTGGCCGAGTACGCCGGTGCGACCTCGCTCAGCGGTTCCTGGCTGGAGCGGTACGCGCGGGCGCTCGGCGCCAAGGTCGGCCCCGAGGTGGACCTGCACTCCCTGCCCCCGGTGACGGGCATGCTCAAGCTCGGCCGGGGCTGCGCCGTCGAATCCGAGGTGGACCTCGGCGGGCACTGGCTGGACGGCGACGAGCTGGTGATCGGCCCGATCAAGGTCGGTGCGGGCGCCGTGGTCGGTACCCGCAGCCTGCTCTTCCCCGGCGCGCGGGTCGGCAAGCGGGCCGAGGTCGCCCCCGGGTCCGCGGTCGCCGGGCAGGTCACCACCGGCCAGCGCTGGGCCGGGGCGCCCGCCGTCAAGCTCGGCAAGGCCAAGCGCAACTGGCCCGGGGAGCGCCCGCCGCGCCCGGTCCGCTGGCGCGCCGCGTACGGCGCGGCCGGGTTCTGCCTCACCGCCCTGCCGGTGCTCGCCACGCTGCCCGCGCTGCTGGTGGCGAGCCGGTTCGTGCCCGCCGACGCGGGGGCGGTGGCCGCGCTGCGCGGAGCCCTGTTCGCCGTGGTGCCCGGGGCGCTGGCCTTCGGGTGCGCGTACGCAACTCTGCTGCTGGTCTCCGTACGCCTGCTCAGCCTGGGGCTGCGGACCGGTGTCCATCCCACGCACAGCAGGGTCGGCTGGCAGGCGTGGACGGTCACCCAGCTGATGGACCTGTCCCGGGAGACCCTCTTCCCGCTGTACGCCGGGCTGATCACGCCGGTGTGGCTGCGGCTGCTCGGCATGAAGATCGGCCGGGGCGCCGAGGTGTCGACCGTGCTCGCGCTGCCGAGCCTCACCACCGTCGGCGAAGGCGCGTTCCTGGCCGACGACACCCTGACCGCGCCGTACGAACTGGGCGGCGGCTGGATGCGGATCGGGCACTCGGCGATCGGACGGCGGGCGTTCCTCGGCAACTCCGGGATGACCGCGCCCGGCCGGACCGTGCCGGACGGCGGGCTGGTCGGCGTCCTGTCGGCGACCCCGAAGAAGGCCAAGAAGGGCAGTTCCTACCTGGGCCTGCCGCCGGTCCGGCTGCCGCGGTCCACCGCGGACGCCGATCAGAGCCGGACCTACGATCCGCCCGCGCGGCTGCTGTGGGCGCGCGGCCTGGTCGAGCTGTGCCGGCTCCTCCCGGTGTTCTGCTCGGCCGCGCTGGCCGTGCTGACCGTGGCCGCGTTCTGCGCGCTGAGCGCCCCGGGGGCGCTGGGCACCGGGTGGACCGCGCTGCTGTCCGGAGCCGTCCTGCTCGCCGCGGGCGCCGCCGCCTGCGGGGTCACGGTGGCCGCGAAGTGGCTGCTGGTGGGCCGCCACCGGGCCGGGGAGCACCCGCTGTGGAGCGGCTTCGTGTGGCGCAACGAGCTGGCCGACACCTTCGTGGAGGTCCTGGCCGTGCCCTGGCTCGTCGGAGCGGTGCCCGGTACGCCCCTGCTGGCGCTGTGGCTGCGCGGGCTCGGGGCACGCGTGGGGCGGGGCGTGTGGTGCGAGAGCTACTGGCTGCCCGAGACGGACCTGGTCGAGCTGGGTGACGCGGTCAGCGTGAACCGGGGCTGCGTGTTGCAGACACACCTCTTCCACGACCGGATCTTGAGGACGGATACTGTGGTCCTCCATGAGGGCGCCACCCTGGGCCCGGGCGGAATCGTCCTGCCCGGGAGCACGATCGGCGCCCACAGCACCCTGGGTCCCGCCTCGCTCGTGATGGCCGGTGAATCCGTACCCGCCGGCACCCGCTGGCTGGGGAATCCGATCGAGGCGTGGCGGACCTGA
- a CDS encoding M1 family metallopeptidase, translating into MSGQTASASASDPYFPANGDPRYRVHRYELALEYRPRPNRLAGTARISAIAGRAPLAEFHLNLAEFKIGRVMVNGRASHSTHRAGKLLVRPVKPLPAGTAFTVEVHWVGNPKPVRSPWGGIGWEELTDGALVASQPVGAPSWYPCNDRPADKASYQISVNVPSAYTVVAVGRLLTRTTKASTTTWVYEQSAPTSSYLVGLSIGMYQTVLLGDPGLGGVPQSAHVPAHLLPRFSRDFARQPDMMRLFEELFGPYPFGEYVVVVADEELDVPVEAQGLSLFGVNHVDGARGSERLVAHELAHQWFGNSVSIADWRHIWLNEGFAKYAEWLWSERSGGRSAHELAGTAHRLLAAQPQDLTLADPGRKLMFDDRLYQRGSLAVHAVRCALGDAAFFRMLRDWAALHRHGVVNTAGFAAHGARYAAEPLDDLLDAWLYEQSLPPLPGASVAPVRPVTPARPAYPPTNGEPAGHGRG; encoded by the coding sequence ATGAGCGGCCAGACGGCATCGGCATCGGCATCGGACCCGTATTTTCCGGCCAACGGTGACCCCCGCTACCGTGTGCACCGGTACGAACTCGCCCTGGAGTACCGTCCCCGCCCCAACCGGCTGGCCGGGACGGCCCGGATCAGTGCGATCGCCGGCCGTGCTCCGCTCGCCGAGTTCCACCTGAACCTGGCCGAGTTCAAAATAGGGCGGGTGATGGTCAACGGCCGGGCGTCGCACTCCACGCACCGGGCCGGGAAGCTCCTCGTCCGCCCCGTCAAGCCGCTGCCCGCCGGCACCGCCTTCACGGTGGAGGTGCACTGGGTCGGCAATCCGAAGCCGGTCCGCAGCCCGTGGGGCGGCATCGGCTGGGAGGAACTGACCGACGGCGCGCTGGTGGCCAGCCAGCCGGTCGGCGCGCCCTCCTGGTACCCCTGCAACGACCGGCCCGCTGACAAGGCCTCCTACCAGATCTCGGTCAACGTCCCGTCCGCCTACACCGTGGTGGCCGTCGGCAGACTGCTCACGCGGACCACCAAGGCCTCCACCACCACCTGGGTGTACGAGCAGTCCGCGCCCACCTCCAGCTACCTGGTCGGCCTGTCCATCGGCATGTACCAGACGGTGCTGCTGGGCGACCCGGGGCTCGGCGGTGTGCCGCAGAGCGCCCACGTACCGGCGCACCTGCTGCCGCGGTTCTCCCGTGACTTCGCCCGGCAGCCCGACATGATGCGGCTGTTCGAGGAACTGTTCGGGCCCTATCCCTTCGGCGAGTACGTGGTGGTCGTCGCCGACGAGGAGCTCGACGTCCCGGTGGAGGCCCAGGGCCTCTCCCTCTTCGGCGTCAACCACGTGGATGGCGCCCGGGGTTCGGAGCGGCTCGTCGCGCACGAGCTGGCGCACCAGTGGTTCGGCAACAGCGTGAGCATCGCCGACTGGCGGCACATCTGGCTGAACGAGGGCTTCGCGAAGTACGCCGAATGGCTCTGGTCCGAGCGCTCCGGCGGCCGCTCCGCGCACGAACTGGCGGGCACGGCACACCGGTTGCTGGCCGCGCAGCCGCAGGACCTCACGCTGGCCGACCCCGGCCGCAAGCTGATGTTCGACGACCGTCTCTACCAGCGCGGGAGCCTCGCCGTGCACGCGGTCCGCTGCGCGCTGGGGGACGCCGCGTTCTTCCGCATGCTGCGCGACTGGGCCGCCCTGCACCGCCACGGCGTGGTGAACACCGCCGGATTCGCGGCGCACGGCGCGCGCTACGCGGCGGAGCCGCTGGACGACCTGCTCGACGCCTGGCTGTACGAGCAGTCCCTCCCGCCGCTGCCGGGGGCGTCGGTGGCGCCCGTACGGCCCGTGACACCGGCGCGGCCCGCGTACCCGCCGACGAACGGCGAGCCCGCGGGCCACGGCCGGGGCTGA
- the bla gene encoding class A beta-lactamase — MRGPSRRTALAWAAGAGAGAALAIGPAAGGSPYAAPLSEDGRSLLGRLAALERRHSARLGIYARDTATGRTVRYRATEGFPVCSVFKTVAVAAVLRDLDRDGEFLAHRVRYTAKDVTDSGYAPVTGRPENLAGGMTVEELCAAAIGQSDNAAANLLLRALGGPTAVTRFCRSVGDGTTRLDRWEPALNSAEPGRTTDTTSPLAIGRTYAHLTLAAALAPEDRERLTGWLLANTTGGEKLRAGLPADWTVAEKTGSGGYGTSHDVGIAWPPGRPPVVMAVLTTKHEPAAPGDSPLIARAAALLATALG, encoded by the coding sequence GTGCGGGGTCCGTCCCGCCGCACGGCGCTCGCGTGGGCAGCGGGAGCCGGGGCCGGAGCCGCTCTGGCCATCGGTCCGGCCGCGGGCGGGAGTCCGTACGCCGCCCCCCTCAGCGAGGACGGCCGCTCGCTGCTCGGCAGGCTGGCGGCGCTCGAACGGCGGCATTCCGCGCGCCTGGGGATCTACGCCCGCGACACCGCGACCGGCCGCACCGTGCGCTACCGCGCGACCGAGGGCTTCCCCGTCTGCTCGGTCTTCAAGACGGTGGCGGTCGCGGCGGTCCTGCGCGACCTGGACCGCGACGGGGAGTTCCTGGCCCACCGCGTCCGGTACACCGCGAAGGACGTCACCGACTCGGGATACGCACCGGTCACCGGCAGGCCCGAGAACCTGGCCGGCGGCATGACGGTCGAGGAGCTGTGCGCCGCCGCGATCGGCCAGAGCGACAACGCCGCCGCGAACCTGCTGCTCCGTGCACTGGGCGGGCCGACCGCGGTCACCCGGTTCTGCCGGTCGGTCGGGGACGGGACCACGCGCCTGGACCGCTGGGAACCCGCTCTGAACTCGGCCGAGCCGGGGCGTACGACCGACACCACCAGCCCCCTCGCCATCGGGCGGACCTACGCGCACCTCACCCTCGCCGCCGCGCTCGCGCCCGAGGACCGTGAACGGCTCACCGGGTGGCTGCTGGCCAACACGACGGGCGGCGAGAAGCTGCGGGCCGGCCTGCCCGCCGACTGGACCGTCGCGGAGAAGACCGGGAGCGGAGGGTACGGGACCAGCCACGACGTGGGCATCGCCTGGCCCCCGGGCCGCCCACCGGTCGTCATGGCCGTGCTCACGACGAAGCACGAGCCCGCGGCCCCTGGCGACAGCCCGCTGATCGCCCGGGCCGCCGCCCTGCTGGCGACGGCGCTCGGCTGA
- a CDS encoding DUF4396 domain-containing protein, protein MDHSTHEHGTHEHEAHEHEAHQAHTGHGDHAGHAGHAGHSGHAGHQPGGVTWGAAAQATVHCLTGCAIGDILGMAVGTALGWGNAPTMILAIVLAFVFGYSLTLFGIRKAGLDFKSALKIALAADTVSIIVMELVDNGIVAVVPGAMDAQLNELLFWTSLLGGFVIAFLLTTPVNKWLIGRGKGHAVVHAYH, encoded by the coding sequence ATGGACCACAGCACGCACGAGCACGGCACTCACGAGCACGAGGCGCACGAGCACGAGGCGCACCAGGCACACACGGGGCATGGGGACCACGCAGGGCACGCAGGGCACGCAGGGCATTCGGGCCACGCGGGGCATCAGCCGGGCGGGGTGACCTGGGGGGCCGCCGCCCAGGCGACCGTGCACTGCCTCACCGGGTGCGCCATCGGCGACATCCTCGGGATGGCCGTCGGCACCGCCCTGGGCTGGGGCAACGCACCCACCATGATCCTCGCGATCGTCCTGGCGTTCGTCTTCGGCTACTCCCTGACCCTGTTCGGGATCCGCAAGGCCGGTCTGGACTTCAAGAGCGCCCTCAAGATCGCACTGGCCGCCGACACCGTCTCCATCATCGTGATGGAACTCGTCGACAACGGGATCGTCGCCGTGGTCCCCGGCGCGATGGACGCCCAGCTGAACGAGCTCCTCTTCTGGACCTCGCTGCTCGGCGGCTTCGTCATCGCCTTCCTGCTCACGACCCCGGTCAACAAGTGGCTGATCGGCCGCGGCAAGGGCCACGCCGTCGTCCACGCCTACCACTGA
- a CDS encoding GOLPH3/VPS74 family protein encodes MTTPRDLLIVAMDMETGRPVEQGELSLALAGAEVIDLLAAQAVRLDGDHIVPGYQPALADRLLGEAAGALVRTEPYEPVADWLWRRGRGLSAAYRAELEAEGQLVRPRRRGISFRAGESELVDSPARRQAADRWASDEPVLSSLAEAVGVLPRDARTADSPPPDVTDDAVATVLATVGDALVELAAVRQRRSIEDAAFDNIWRGSGG; translated from the coding sequence ATGACCACACCGCGGGACTTGCTGATCGTCGCCATGGACATGGAGACCGGTCGCCCTGTCGAACAGGGCGAGCTGTCGCTCGCGCTCGCGGGGGCCGAGGTGATCGACCTCCTCGCCGCGCAGGCCGTCCGGCTGGACGGGGACCACATCGTGCCGGGCTACCAACCCGCCTTGGCCGACCGCCTATTGGGCGAGGCGGCCGGGGCGCTCGTCCGTACGGAGCCGTACGAGCCGGTCGCCGACTGGCTGTGGCGCAGGGGCCGCGGCCTGTCCGCGGCGTACCGCGCCGAACTCGAAGCGGAGGGTCAGCTCGTCCGGCCGCGCCGCCGCGGCATCTCCTTCCGGGCCGGCGAGTCGGAGCTGGTCGACTCGCCCGCCCGCCGCCAGGCCGCGGACCGCTGGGCATCGGACGAGCCCGTACTGTCCAGCCTGGCGGAGGCCGTGGGGGTGCTGCCCCGCGACGCGCGGACCGCGGACTCCCCGCCCCCGGACGTGACCGACGACGCCGTGGCGACGGTGCTGGCGACCGTGGGCGACGCCCTGGTCGAGCTGGCGGCCGTACGGCAACGCCGCTCCATCGAGGACGCGGCCTTCGACAACATCTGGCGCGGCAGCGGCGGTTGA
- a CDS encoding VOC family protein translates to MITGGHVIVYSRDAEADRAFFRDVLEYPHVDAGGGWLIFKLPPTEVAVHPMDGPESQELYLMCDDIDATVENLTARGVEFSQPVTDARWGRLTRLRLPGGGEIGLYEPRHERATDL, encoded by the coding sequence ATGATCACTGGTGGGCACGTCATCGTCTACAGCCGTGACGCGGAAGCGGACCGGGCCTTCTTCAGGGACGTGCTGGAGTACCCGCACGTCGACGCGGGAGGCGGCTGGCTGATCTTCAAGCTTCCGCCGACCGAGGTCGCGGTACATCCGATGGACGGCCCGGAGTCGCAGGAGCTGTACCTGATGTGTGACGACATCGACGCGACGGTGGAGAACCTGACCGCCAGGGGAGTGGAGTTCTCGCAGCCGGTCACGGACGCGCGCTGGGGCAGGCTGACCAGGCTCCGACTGCCGGGTGGTGGTGAGATCGGCCTGTACGAGCCCCGTCACGAGCGGGCCACCGACCTGTAA
- a CDS encoding aspartate/glutamate racemase family protein: MKTIGLIGGMSWESTAEYYRILNERTRERLGGLHSARCVLYSVDFAEIEGLQVQGRWAEAGEVLADAARSLSAAGAELLLICTNTMHRVADSVEAATPVPLLHIADATADAVHGAGLRRVGLLGTAFTMEQEFYRGRLAASGLDVLVPDAEGRALVHRVIYDELCLGVVRDDSREAYRQVVADLIARGAEGVILGCTEIELLLGPEDSPVPLFPTARLHAEAAVDAALSD; encoded by the coding sequence ATGAAGACGATCGGGCTCATCGGCGGCATGAGCTGGGAGTCGACGGCCGAGTACTACCGGATCCTCAACGAGCGCACGCGCGAGCGGCTCGGCGGGCTGCACTCGGCCCGCTGCGTGCTCTACTCCGTGGACTTCGCGGAGATCGAGGGTTTGCAGGTCCAGGGACGGTGGGCGGAGGCCGGTGAGGTGCTCGCCGACGCCGCGCGGTCCTTGTCGGCGGCCGGTGCCGAGCTGCTGCTCATCTGCACCAACACCATGCACCGGGTCGCGGACTCCGTCGAGGCCGCGACCCCGGTCCCGCTGCTCCACATCGCGGACGCCACCGCGGACGCCGTCCACGGCGCGGGGCTGCGCCGGGTGGGGCTGCTGGGCACCGCGTTCACCATGGAGCAGGAGTTCTACCGGGGCCGTCTCGCGGCGAGCGGGCTCGACGTCCTCGTCCCCGACGCCGAAGGGCGTGCGCTCGTACACCGCGTGATCTACGACGAACTCTGCCTGGGCGTCGTCCGCGACGACTCGCGGGAGGCCTACCGGCAGGTCGTCGCGGACCTCATCGCCCGGGGCGCCGAGGGCGTCATCCTGGGGTGCACCGAGATCGAACTCCTCCTCGGCCCCGAAGACAGCCCCGTACCGCTCTTTCCCACGGCCCGCCTGCACGCCGAGGCGGCGGTCGACGCGGCGCTGAGCGACTGA
- a CDS encoding phenylacetate--CoA ligase family protein translates to MLETGVRQVRVALSMVFGRRLNVRAVERLVADALATLEEFGSLGDDVEELADGPFADPEERRELQNRALRRTARRLAKSSPFYRERLAGVDLDGLTTETLARIPVTRKADLIARPADFLCSAPYLSTQTTGTTGRPVQIWLSRYEMELWPALIALSLVLRGELGPGDRMQINLSSRATAAVQEDVAVCRLANASCHVVGQIPPEESIEHLLGRDGVQPTILTGAPSYLGQMVTAARQQGYGPDDFGLRAIYGGGEMLSRNLMDALRETFGAKVVGDAFGMTELLPVGGRTCSKRHLHIDPNMGYAEVLDLETGEPAGPGRLGELTVTPYFPYRECMPVLRYNTGDVVRTLEEEPDCELAVVPAVSYILGKAGLLYRTGDGVVTPRDIVEALDGTPGLPFPLRHRASVGENGRLQVEVAAKEVTADEVTGRLRERDIDADVTVLPLSDEEAAQRFPLRCDLTEHTFTRSHA, encoded by the coding sequence GTGCTGGAGACCGGTGTCCGGCAGGTACGAGTGGCGTTGTCCATGGTGTTCGGCCGACGGCTGAACGTACGGGCCGTGGAACGGCTGGTCGCCGACGCCCTTGCCACGCTGGAGGAGTTCGGCTCGCTGGGCGACGACGTCGAGGAACTGGCCGACGGCCCGTTCGCCGACCCGGAAGAGCGCCGGGAGCTGCAGAACCGCGCGCTCCGGCGGACCGCGCGCAGACTCGCCAAGAGTTCGCCCTTCTACCGCGAACGGCTCGCCGGAGTGGACCTCGACGGGCTGACCACCGAGACGCTCGCCCGTATCCCGGTGACCCGCAAGGCCGATCTGATCGCGCGCCCCGCCGACTTCCTGTGCAGCGCCCCGTACTTGTCGACGCAGACGACCGGCACCACCGGCCGCCCCGTCCAGATCTGGCTCTCCCGCTACGAGATGGAACTCTGGCCCGCACTGATCGCCCTGTCCCTCGTCCTGCGCGGTGAACTCGGCCCCGGCGACCGGATGCAGATCAACCTCAGCTCCCGGGCGACGGCCGCCGTGCAGGAGGACGTCGCGGTGTGCCGCCTCGCCAACGCGTCGTGCCACGTCGTGGGGCAGATCCCGCCGGAGGAGTCCATCGAGCACCTGCTCGGCCGGGACGGCGTACAGCCCACCATCCTCACCGGCGCCCCCAGCTACCTGGGCCAGATGGTGACCGCCGCACGCCAACAGGGCTACGGCCCCGACGACTTCGGGCTGCGGGCGATCTACGGCGGCGGCGAGATGCTGTCGCGGAACCTGATGGACGCCCTGCGCGAGACCTTCGGGGCCAAGGTCGTCGGCGATGCCTTCGGCATGACCGAACTGCTGCCCGTGGGCGGCCGCACCTGTAGCAAGCGCCATCTGCACATCGACCCCAACATGGGGTACGCGGAGGTGCTCGACCTGGAGACGGGCGAGCCCGCCGGACCCGGCCGGCTCGGCGAGCTGACGGTGACGCCGTACTTCCCCTACCGGGAGTGCATGCCCGTCCTGCGGTACAACACCGGGGACGTGGTCCGCACCCTGGAGGAGGAACCGGACTGCGAACTGGCCGTGGTGCCCGCGGTCTCCTACATCCTGGGCAAGGCGGGCCTGCTGTACCGCACCGGCGACGGCGTCGTGACCCCGCGCGACATCGTGGAAGCGCTGGACGGCACCCCCGGGCTGCCCTTCCCGCTGCGCCACCGGGCGAGTGTCGGGGAGAACGGCCGACTCCAGGTGGAGGTCGCCGCCAAGGAGGTCACCGCCGACGAGGTGACCGGGCGGCTGCGGGAGCGGGACATCGACGCGGACGTCACCGTCCTGCCACTGAGCGACGAAGAGGCCGCGCAGCGCTTCCCCCTCCGCTGCGACCTGACGGAGCACACCTTCACCCGGAGCCACGCATGA
- a CDS encoding helix-turn-helix domain-containing protein has protein sequence MARSGTEGRGVLEGAFALMEVLAQDDEVGLTRLAADAALPKATAHRLLGQLVALGAVQSREGRYCLGPRTFRLGQAWHPARALRAAAAGPLRELATTAGGLSLSVSVPEAGHTIIVGGIRGEADEVFALRAGVVLPPGSAAELILAASTPVERLPKGWTKATWVREVARARTEGVAFQYGQCVGPLSCVAAPVLCTTGQVVAAVAASALDGKRIAPLGEAVARAASMISANLARLPAPRSTPKARQPALTRPH, from the coding sequence ATGGCCAGATCCGGTACAGAAGGGCGGGGCGTGCTGGAAGGCGCGTTCGCACTGATGGAAGTACTCGCCCAGGACGACGAGGTCGGGCTGACCCGGCTGGCGGCCGATGCGGCGCTGCCGAAGGCCACCGCGCACCGGCTGCTCGGCCAGCTGGTCGCGCTCGGCGCGGTGCAGAGCCGGGAGGGCCGCTACTGTCTGGGCCCGAGGACGTTCCGGCTGGGGCAGGCATGGCATCCGGCGCGTGCGCTGCGCGCGGCGGCGGCCGGGCCGCTCCGTGAACTCGCCACCACGGCAGGAGGGTTGAGCCTCAGCGTGTCGGTTCCCGAGGCGGGGCACACCATCATCGTCGGAGGCATTCGCGGTGAGGCGGACGAGGTGTTCGCGCTGCGCGCCGGCGTCGTACTGCCGCCGGGGAGCGCGGCCGAGCTGATCCTGGCGGCGTCCACACCCGTGGAGCGGCTCCCGAAGGGGTGGACGAAGGCCACCTGGGTCCGTGAGGTCGCGCGGGCCCGCACGGAGGGCGTCGCCTTCCAGTACGGGCAGTGCGTGGGCCCGCTCTCGTGCGTGGCGGCGCCGGTGCTCTGTACGACGGGCCAGGTGGTCGCCGCGGTGGCCGCGAGTGCCCTGGACGGGAAGCGGATCGCTCCGCTGGGCGAGGCCGTGGCCCGCGCGGCCTCGATGATCAGCGCCAATCTGGCCCGGCTGCCGGCCCCGCGGTCCACGCCCAAGGCCCGGCAGCCCGCCCTGACCCGGCCGCACTAG